CACCAAAGGCCAAAGTGACTGGACCCCCCATTTTTGCAGGAATTCGTTGTTTTTCCTCACCCCATCTAGTAGCTAAAATAATACTACATTCCAGTATATCCTCTGTTGCTAATTCTATTGGTTCCGAATTTTTACGATAAACAGGTGGTTTACCACGTACTACAACAGAAGTAGTAGAGTTTAAATTGACACCAGCTAAAGAGAGAACATCTCGCAGTCTAACACCATGTAAGTTAACTTTACCACTAGGCCACCACACCCGATAACCAACATTTTGCGTCAGGGTAACTTGGGGTAATTTGTCTAAATCCACTAAATTGAGTTCACGGTTGCCTATACGCACTTGGGCTTTTTCTGTACCAAATATGACGTGAGTCACATAAAATGCCCACATCCCCTCATCATACTTGTTTCTAATTTCTGGATACTGGCTATAGGGGAAGACTAAATATAGCAGTCCACCTTGCTCACGCGGAATTGGTTGACCATCCTTGGCAACTGCTAAGATAATTGGGTACTTGAGTAAGTCTTCTATTTTGATAGTCACCTGATAAGCGTCATAACAGACGAAAGTTATTTCCTTTATTTCTGTTTGATTACCTAACTTTTGCCATAGTGAATTTACAGACACTCCAGTAAATTTAAATACTTGTTTGGGATGAACAATGTTATTAGCATCAACAGTATTTATACTGGCTGTAGCTAAATCCTGCAACTGCGGCCAAGTTAATGTTTCCGTTTTTCCTGTTGCTGTCTGACCTTGTATAACTAAATTCCATTCACGCCGCTGGTTATTTTTGGCTTTTTCTGCCACAATTTCAGCATTGCGATCGCTCGCTTCTTTACGCCATACTGCCAATTGTTCATCTGTCGGACTTTCTGTACAACCTCCCAAGCAGACCATAGCTATCCCCAAGGATAACAAAGCCAAGTTTTTCCAGACATTCAATACAACCACATTCAAAACTATTACTTGAGACAGTTTACAAATGGCGCTAACTAAGTTAAAAACAGCACCATATTACAGTTTTACACCATATAGGTGACAGGTGACTGGGGAAGTGGGGAGATGGGAGATGGGAGATGGGAGATGGGGAAGTTAATAACCCAATGACTAATGACTAATGACAACTAACTACTAACAAACTTTATGGTATTACAAGTACAAAACAACACTTACGAAGCGAAAACACAGGAAATTGCTAAACAGGTTCTCGCTGCAACTGGGGATAATCGTTCATTTTTAGCTTCTTTACGCGACCAGATGCGCTGGGATGAGAAATTACTCGATTGGGCTATGAGTAATCCTGGTTTACGGGTACAATTATTTCGTTTTATTGACACTTTACCCGCTTTACACAGTAAAGCAGAAATTGCCTCCCATTTGCAAGAATATTTGGGAGATGAGTCTGTGGAATTACCCGCAGCTTTAAAAGGAATTTTAAACTTTGCTAACCCTGATTCTATGCCCGCACAGGTGGCAGCAACAACTGTGGGAACTGCTGTAGAAACTTTAGCACATAAGTATATTTCTGGTGAAAATATTAAGCAAGTCATTAAAACTGTTGAAAAGCTTCGTAAGGAAAAGATGGCTTTCACCATTGACTTACTCGGTGAAGCGGTAATTACGGAAACGGAAGCGCAATCTTATTTAGAAAGATACATGGAATTGATGCAGCAATTGGTAGCAGCATCGAAAAATTGGCCGCATATTCCCGCTATTGATGAAGCTGATGGGGAAATTATCCCCAAAGTGCAAGTTTCTGTGAAATTAACGGCGTTTTATTCCCAATTTGACCCGTTAGATGCAGATGGTAGTGAACAACGAGTCAGCGATCGCATTAAGATTTTACTACGTCGTGCTAAAGAATTGGGTGCAGCAGTCCATTTTGATATGGAACAATACGCCTATAAAGATATCACTTTAAAGATTCTCAAAAAGCTTTTACTCGAAGAGGAATTCCGTCAACGTACAGATATCGGGATCACCATCCAAGCATATCTGCGTGATAGTGAACAGGATGCTCAAGATATTATTGCTTGGTTAAAACAACGTGGTTATCCTCTGACTATTCGTTTAGTTAAAGGTGCATATTGGGATCAAGAAACTATCAAAGCTGCCCAAAAGCATTGGCCACAACCAGTATACAACGATAAAGTCGCCACAGATGCCAATTTTGAAGCTATAACTCAGCTATTGCTGGAAAATCATCAATATGTCTATTCTGCCATAGGTAGTCATAACGTGCGATCGCAATCTCGCGCCATAGCAATAGCAGAAAGTCTCAAGGTTCCCCGTCGTCGTTTTGAAATGCAAGTCCTTTACGGCATGGGTGATAAAATTGCTAAGGCTTTGGTAGATAAGGGTTATCGGGTGCGGGTTTATTGTCCCTATGGTGACTTGTTACCGGGAATGGCTTATTTAATTCGCAGATTATTGGAAAATACCGCAAATAGTTCGTTTTTACGCCAAAATCTGGAAAATAAACCTGCTGATGAGTTGTTAGCTCCTCCTATTTTATTATCTCACGCAGAGGAGGACACTTGCGTGGGCGGGTCTCCCGACTTGTGCAAAGTGTCCGTCGCGCAGAGGCGCAGAGAGGGAAATGAGGGTTTTGTTGGTGTTGCGGATACTGATTTTGCGGAGGAGGAGAAAAGAAGGGTTTCTCAAGCTGCTTTCCAAAATGTGCGTCAGCAGTTGGGTAAGACTTATTTACCTTTGATTAATGGTGAGTTTGTAAATACTACAACTTTTGTTGATTCTCTTAATCCTTCTAATTTTAGTGAGGTGGTTGGGAAAATCGGTCTTATCAGCGTTGAACAAGCTGAGGAAGCAATGAAGTTTGCTAAAGCTGCTTTTCCTGGTTGGAAGAAGACACCGGTTAAGCAACGTGCTGATATTCTGCGGAAAGCTGCTGAGTTGATGGAAGAAAGACGCGCTGAACTTTCGGCTTGGATAGTTTTGGAGGTGGGAAAACCTGTTAAGGAAGCTGACGGGGAGGTTTCGGAAGCTATAGATTTTTGTCTTTATTACGCTGAGGAGATGGAACGGCTGGAAAAAGGTGTAATTTATGACGTTGTTGGCGAAACTAATCGTTATATTTACCAGCCGAAAGGAATTGCTGTGGTGATTTCTCCCTGGAATTTTCCTTTAGCTATTGCTTGCGGAATGACTGTTGCTGCTTTGGTTTCTGGAAATTGTACTTTGCTCAAACCTGCGGAAACTTCTTCTGTTATTACTGCGAAGTTGACAGAAATCCTTATTGAAGCCGGAATTCCCAAAGGTGTTTTTCAATACGTTCCTGGTAAGGGTTCTCAAGTCGGTGCTTATTTGGTGAATCATCCTGATACTCATGTCATTGCTTTTACTGGTTCTCAGGAAGTAGGTTGTCGAATTTACGCAGAAGCCGCAGTTTTAAAACCTGGTCAAAAGCACATGAAAAAGGTAATTGCGGAGATGGGTGGCAAAAACGCGATTATTGTTGATGAAAGTGCTGATTTAGACCAGGCTGTTGTTGGAGTTGTCCAATCTGCTTTTGGTTATAGTGGTCAAAAGTGTTCTGCTTGTTCACGGGTAATTGTTCTCCAACCAATTTATGATGCTTTTGTCGAAAGGTTGGTAGAAGCAACTAAATCTTTAAACATCGGTGAAACCGAGTTACCCAGTACCCAAGTTGGCCCTGTTATTGATGCTAATGCACAATCTCGCATTCTTGAGTATATTGAAATCGGGAAAAAAGAGGCAAAGTTAGCTTTAGAGTTACCCTCACCTACCCAAGGTTATTTTATCGGTCCTGTGATTTTTTCGGAAGTTCCTGCAAATGGGGTAATAGCACAACAGGAAATATTCGGCCCTGTTTTATCGGTGATTCGCGCAAACGATTTTCAGGAAGCTTTAGAATTTGCTAACTCCACAAATTACGCTTTAACAGGTGGTCTTTATTCTCGTACACCTTCCCACATTCAACAAGCACAAGCAGAGTTTGAAGTAGGCAATTTATATATTAACCGGAATATTACCGGAGCAATTGTCGCCCGTCAACCTTTTGGCGGTTTTAAGCTTTCTGGTGTTGGTTCAAAAGCCGGCGGACCAGATTATTTGTTGCAATTCCTAGAACCAAGGAGTATTACGGAGAATATTCAGCGTCAGGGTTTTGCACCCATTGAAGGTAATGAATAACTAGATGATATCACCAGATCCCCGACTTCTTCAAGAAGTCGGGGATCTTTAAATCCATATATATTTATGGGTAAAAAAGATGATATTAAACAGGTTGATGCAATTGCGAGAGAATTTCGGATGTCACCAGAATTAAGAGATGTTTTTGGTACATTTCTAGAGGAAGAGAAAAGAAATGGTTATGGAGGAACTGGAAATAATAGAGGTGATTTTACAGATCAGGAACTTAGACAAAAAGCTAAAGAATTTTTAGAGGATATTAATTATGACTCCTAAAACATCTCTTGCTAATTCAATACTAAACTCAATCAAATTATTAAACCAATTATTGGCGAAACTTGCCGTCAAATTACATTTAGTTATGGGGATGAATTACGGTTACATTTTGGTGAACTGACTGCCTATTCTCATCCTAAATTAGCACATTTACGCAAAGGAACTTGGCGACTTAACACTAGGGCAACACCTTGGTATTTAATGATAGGAGATAATCTTTTCAGTCATTCATCTATGTTCGCAAATTATCAAAATGCTGCCGAACTTGCTAAAATACCGTTACAGTATTTGGAAAACAAAAAACTAACTAATTTTGTAATTGATAGTAATAATTTTAAACTCACTTTATCCTTTGAAGGTGATTAACAACTAATTTTAGAACCGGATTTAGAAGATGATTCTGGGCTTGCTTATTGGGAATTAATGATGCCAAATGAGCAAATTTTAACCGTTGGTCCGGGAATGTTTTGGGAATGTAAATCAATTCATTAACCTTATTAATCTGGATATCTGGATTCAGATAATATCCTCATCCTGTAAATCCTTAAATCCTGGATATCCTGATTCAGACAAAATCCCCATCTTGAGATATAATGAATAATTAAAATTGGGACTAGTCATGACTACTATTCCAGTTACATTAAAACCCTCAACTATTGAAGAATATTTAAACTATGACGATGGTACAGATACCCGCTACGAATTGGAAGATGGAGTATTAATTGAAATGCCTCCAGAAAGTCCTTTAAATCTCAGCATCGCTAGAAAATTACTATTCTATTTCTAAAATTACCACTCATATATGACCATAAATTGTGATTATGTTGGGTTTTCTCAACCCAACCTACAATATTTATTATCTATGAACTAGCTATTATGTTCCTGGACGAGAGCGAATATGATCAGGTATATGATAGCGATCGCCTAATATTTCTAACAAGGGACCATTAACGTCAAATTTAACCACACTTACCGAAGCGACCAAAATATTTACTCGATGACGGTAACATCCCAAATCAATTCCTAGTAAACTGCAAAGCATAATCCGAATTGTGGCTTTATGGGCAACTACTAAAACATTACCATCGGGATATTTGTCTATAATTTCACTAATCACAGGCATAGAACGGTTAGCAATTTGTACCGCAGTTTCTCCACCTAGTGGTGCATTCCAAGCAGGTTCTGACAACCATTTTATATAGTTTTCTGAATAATTCTCCTGCACAAAGGATTTACTCTTGGTTTCCCATTGTCCATAACTACCTTCTCTAAGTCCTTCCCTTACCTGCATCTCCATCCCAGTAGCATCACAAAAAGGTTTTGCAGTGGCAATGGTGCGTTTCATGGGACTAACATAAACCGCTTCCCATTTCAGTTTTTTATAAACATCGGCAAAACTCTCTGCCATCTGCATTCCTTCTTTTGTCAATTCTGCATTAGTTTCACCGCAGAAATTACCACTTTGACTAAAAGTAGTTTCACCATGTCGCAGTAAATATAAATTGAGTGTCATAGTTTGTATTGCGATGGGGATAAAAGAGCTTGTACAAAAATAAAATACCATTAATCTCGCAATCAAGTATGTGACACCAGGACAAAGGAAGCGGCCAAAAAAGTCAATTCCCTCACAAATTCAAAACTAGCGGTATTTAACCAAAATGAACCACGTCCGCGTAGCGTTCCGTAGGGATAAGTTTCTCAACCCAAGCTACTGTTACTATTCCAGCTTATCCACATTTACCTCGCAATTTCCTAATAACTCATCCAAACTATCTGGAAACGTCCCTCTTGTTACCATTTTAGTAAACACATCATAACAATCATCCTTAGCACCTTCTTTTCGCGGAAACCCCAACCACAAAATCACAATTGCTTTTAATTGGGGAGTATCAAACACCCGAAAAAATAGCCGATATCGTTCTGGTAAACCCATCTTTTTGACTCGACTATAGCGTTTTAATGCACCTGTCAAAGCAAAATGACTAGCAAAAGGATCAGAGGGAATTTTAGTTTCAATTGCTATAGTAATTGCTGCAAAAAGTTTCACCGTTGCATGAGTTTTAAACTCTGCTTCTGGTAATTGTTCTCGCAAATTAGCAACGCGATTTGATAATACTTGATATTGACTACCAAATAGTTGAGGATGAAAATAAATTTCCCAGTTATTACTAACAAATTTACTCATCGTCTAATGGCACACCTTCAATTAGTTGATGAGCAGCTTCAGACATTTCTGTTGTATAAGGTTGTAATGTATTATTTTTCAATGCTTCTGTGGTAGCAAAATCAAGAAACAGCCGCATTAATAGCGAGTCTTCTGCATCTTCATCATCATGCAATTGAGGAACAATTCGCACAATTGCTGTATCGGGTGATAAAACCTCAATCCAACCATCTGCATTCGCAAATTGGGGATGTTCACGATAAAAATCAGCAGGTAGTCGAAACCCTGCACTGTTACCAATTTTGGTACTACGAATATTGTAGGAATTGCTCATTTATTGTGTATGTACATGATGTAATTACATTATAGCAATAATCAATAATGT
This region of Anabaena sphaerica FACHB-251 genomic DNA includes:
- a CDS encoding type II toxin-antitoxin system YhaV family toxin — encoded protein: MSKFVSNNWEIYFHPQLFGSQYQVLSNRVANLREQLPEAEFKTHATVKLFAAITIAIETKIPSDPFASHFALTGALKRYSRVKKMGLPERYRLFFRVFDTPQLKAIVILWLGFPRKEGAKDDCYDVFTKMVTRGTFPDSLDELLGNCEVNVDKLE
- a CDS encoding Uma2 family endonuclease; the protein is MTTIPVTLKPSTIEEYLNYDDGTDTRYELEDGVLIEMPPESPLNLSIARKLLFYF
- a CDS encoding histidine phosphatase family protein, encoding MTLNLYLLRHGETTFSQSGNFCGETNAELTKEGMQMAESFADVYKKLKWEAVYVSPMKRTIATAKPFCDATGMEMQVREGLREGSYGQWETKSKSFVQENYSENYIKWLSEPAWNAPLGGETAVQIANRSMPVISEIIDKYPDGNVLVVAHKATIRIMLCSLLGIDLGCYRHRVNILVASVSVVKFDVNGPLLEILGDRYHIPDHIRSRPGT
- the pruA gene encoding L-glutamate gamma-semialdehyde dehydrogenase, giving the protein MVLQVQNNTYEAKTQEIAKQVLAATGDNRSFLASLRDQMRWDEKLLDWAMSNPGLRVQLFRFIDTLPALHSKAEIASHLQEYLGDESVELPAALKGILNFANPDSMPAQVAATTVGTAVETLAHKYISGENIKQVIKTVEKLRKEKMAFTIDLLGEAVITETEAQSYLERYMELMQQLVAASKNWPHIPAIDEADGEIIPKVQVSVKLTAFYSQFDPLDADGSEQRVSDRIKILLRRAKELGAAVHFDMEQYAYKDITLKILKKLLLEEEFRQRTDIGITIQAYLRDSEQDAQDIIAWLKQRGYPLTIRLVKGAYWDQETIKAAQKHWPQPVYNDKVATDANFEAITQLLLENHQYVYSAIGSHNVRSQSRAIAIAESLKVPRRRFEMQVLYGMGDKIAKALVDKGYRVRVYCPYGDLLPGMAYLIRRLLENTANSSFLRQNLENKPADELLAPPILLSHAEEDTCVGGSPDLCKVSVAQRRREGNEGFVGVADTDFAEEEKRRVSQAAFQNVRQQLGKTYLPLINGEFVNTTTFVDSLNPSNFSEVVGKIGLISVEQAEEAMKFAKAAFPGWKKTPVKQRADILRKAAELMEERRAELSAWIVLEVGKPVKEADGEVSEAIDFCLYYAEEMERLEKGVIYDVVGETNRYIYQPKGIAVVISPWNFPLAIACGMTVAALVSGNCTLLKPAETSSVITAKLTEILIEAGIPKGVFQYVPGKGSQVGAYLVNHPDTHVIAFTGSQEVGCRIYAEAAVLKPGQKHMKKVIAEMGGKNAIIVDESADLDQAVVGVVQSAFGYSGQKCSACSRVIVLQPIYDAFVERLVEATKSLNIGETELPSTQVGPVIDANAQSRILEYIEIGKKEAKLALELPSPTQGYFIGPVIFSEVPANGVIAQQEIFGPVLSVIRANDFQEALEFANSTNYALTGGLYSRTPSHIQQAQAEFEVGNLYINRNITGAIVARQPFGGFKLSGVGSKAGGPDYLLQFLEPRSITENIQRQGFAPIEGNE
- a CDS encoding molybdopterin-dependent oxidoreductase yields the protein MVVLNVWKNLALLSLGIAMVCLGGCTESPTDEQLAVWRKEASDRNAEIVAEKAKNNQRREWNLVIQGQTATGKTETLTWPQLQDLATASINTVDANNIVHPKQVFKFTGVSVNSLWQKLGNQTEIKEITFVCYDAYQVTIKIEDLLKYPIILAVAKDGQPIPREQGGLLYLVFPYSQYPEIRNKYDEGMWAFYVTHVIFGTEKAQVRIGNRELNLVDLDKLPQVTLTQNVGYRVWWPSGKVNLHGVRLRDVLSLAGVNLNSTTSVVVRGKPPVYRKNSEPIELATEDILECSIILATRWGEEKQRIPAKMGGPVTLAFGDDCSSKIKNQRWVTFVEELTPQL